TAAACAGTAATGTTGGTGACATACATAgaagattatttataatttaatatttaagtgTCCTGTTAAGTAATTGAAATAACCTTTCGTCCATtaacttaaaattaattttagacaCATATTCTCCAAATATCTCATCATAAGGATAATTCACAAAATGTCTTAAATATCCAAAGATAGTAACTCATCCAACCAAATCTACAAAATTCGAGCAATAGTAGGATATTAAATTTGGTAAGAATGCATTACATATTTATTCTTTATAAACTAAATGATAATACATACCGATTGGATAAGTGTTGTCAACATATTTTGGAGAACTCGTTTGAATGGAAACCGATCAAACATTATATCTTCAGTAAGTGTTAAACCATAAAATAATTGACTGCGTTCGACTAAATTGATGTGAAAATTGTGGGGAGTATTCTTTCTCGATCCATCGCAAGGTCTAGCTTCAAATCGTCGGAATATTTTCCATTTATTTCATCAAAAAGCTGAAATAGTGCTTGTCCAGTTAATGATGAGGAAGTACTAATTCAATTCTACAACCTTAATTTAAAGGGAAAGTAAACAAAATTTCTTATACAATaaccaaagaaaaaattaaataaatattacatagaaCTTACATTTGGGTCAGCAAAAATAAGATGCTTCTCTTTTAGATTTAGCGGGCTTGTTGTTTGCCATACTCTTAATACCTTTTCTCAAACTTCGACATTAGTTGATTTTTCAGTAAGTTCAGAAATTAGGGTGTTAATGTTTGCCATGAAGTTAGACTTTCGATTTTCCTCTGACTTTTCTTGAACAAGTGAGAACTTTTTGGAGAATTATAAGATCTGatgtttaaattgttttttgaaatgttttaacttttcaTCGGATATTAAAGAGACATCAAAGGATGTTATAAGCGAGTATCAATCTTCAGATCATTAGGCTAACATACTTAAATGGTgataatcaataaatttaataatttgttaGGGTTGtctttcaataaaaatatatttatttattaattatagtgttgaatataaaaaataaatgcatAGTATAtgtaatgttaaaaaaatgatttttacatAAAATGAAAACCAAATCTTACTTAActgtatcaattttttttaaaaaaataataatttgccGATAACATATTCAGTTTTTTAATATCCTAAACGataatatatatgatgtttggttcaaaaaaatattttttatattagcCTAAAACAATATTACATttcctaatatttatatatgaaaatatattaattcatctACCAtcactattaaaataattttatatttttacaatattcAGCATCCAAAGTTTTCCATtacttaataattatattatttacataataaaatatatgtcaaATTACTTTATTAACCTATTAATGTAATGTTCATGACTAATGCTCGTATGAATATGATGCTCTTAGTCAAATATAGTAAATGTgatctattatatattattatatagtaaaaaaatatttgatttatgaATATCCAagctttataattttatttaaactatcttaaaatattttataaatttacataGTTATTAGTAAATCATATTTGAGACTCAAGTCCGGTTTTTTGGTATaagattattaataatttttagtcaAATAGAtggtaaatgtttttataaGCTCTTCCTAACTGCTTAAtaccttaaaataaaataaaaagtaacaaAACGGGTTGATTTTCTTCTACCATATAACACTCGTATTTTACCTAacgaaactaaaaatattaaatattaaattatgtaataatttctGCTAAACCAATATGCAAGAAATTAAAggttaaaattaattcattgcCGAAGTAAAAGAAAATAGTGAAATATGTTGACAGAAAAAGGgtaattttttttcagaatCTTGTTTaggaaattaaattaaatttcattAGTAAGAAAATTTGATATAGACTAATATAACAAGAACAATGAAGAAATGGTGTTGACTAATGACCAACATCATTAATAATTAAGAAATGCTATTGACAAATGActaaactaattaataataatttattgcaTCTGTATATTTTCTTGACTggaatttattgtttttttggtaatcaatttatttttttcatttaagaaAAAGAGCTTCATATTCCCTTTATTCTACTTCGAAATTTTCTTCAGTCAGATTTTTTGCGATACAGATTCATCCTTTGGTGTGAATGATCATGGCTGTCCCGGAAAATGCTGATCTGAAGGTGGACTCTTCTGATCAAAATCTAGACAACAACACTGCTTCATTAGCAGCTACGATGATGCCGCCATCTCCTGATGATCAGAACCCTGAATCCAACTCTTCTGTTGAGACACCAAACTCAACAAAGGGAAGTGAAGGGGCTCTCAAGAGTGAGATAAGTCATATAGATGTTAAGTTTTCTAAACTAAATCCGATGGCTAAGGAGTATGTTCCACAGCCCCTTGCTCCAACAATCCCTGTGTTTGTGGAGAATAGCTTATGGTTTACCAACAGTTTCGCAATGCAAGCTTTCTCTGCTGAGGACAATGACCTTTTCGATACAAGggtatgtattatgtatatcaTTTTTTACATTATTCTCTGAGTTATGGTCTATATGTGCTGGATTTATTATGTTTCATGAAAATGTCTTGTCAATGTTTACATCTTGTgaattatataacatttttttgtttatcatttcTTAGATTGATGAGAAATGTAATATGAAAATCATGATCTGTGTTTGCAATGCTGGATCTAGAATTAATTTAGAGGaccataaatatttaattcaatgttaataaaaaaattctgatAATTTGGAGAACATGTGAcctatatataatagtttttagaaaataggGGTCAAAGCGAATGTTTTATCCAGCTatacttataagttataaccaaCATGTGAcctatatataatagttttgtcCTTTTAATGCAGAGAATGAACTTTGGCCAATGGAAGCGAAGGATGAGCAAGAAAACAAGCCTGGCTCAGAAGGAAGAAGTAATCAGGAGAACTGTCCATGTCTTAGACATTGATCAACAGGTCTAAAATGAGAATTGTTATCTTCAAGAACCCAATTTCTCAGAAGGAAGTGTAATAAAACTAACAAAAGCcctcttttgtctttttgtagGCTACTGAAGAGCAACTTGCTGGTCTCTTTCAATCATGTGGCCAGGTACTTGAGTAATGCGTCTTTTAGCCACTTTTTtttgatatcatcttcaaaccCAAGTCTCATACAGTTTCTTGTTCATTTTTGGGGTCTTAAGGTTGTTGATTGTCGTATATGCGGTGACAATAAATCTATTCTCCGTATTGCCTTCATTGAATTCACTGATGAAGGTACTTCTACTCTTAACTGTTTTATCACTTTAAAATGTTCTTCTTTTGTTTACTAATCAGTGAGGTAATGTCTCAGAGGGAGCTAGGTCTGCTGTAAGCCTATCAGGAACTCTGTTTGGTTCTTATCCTATAAAGGTTCGTCTTTCAAAAACAGCTATTGCACCTGTGGACCCGAGTCTTCTTCCAAAGGTTAGTTAAGTTATATAATCATATCTCAACCAGTCTTAGGTTTGACTCTTCCTCTTATTATTCCTGAGATTGCATAATCTTGCTTTCAGTCTCAGGATGAGCGTGAGAAATGTGCAAAGACTGTTTACTGTACTAATATCGACAAGAAGGTAATCTTGATTTTCATTTTCCTAATCACTTTCCTCAGATGGAACTGGAAAATGAACCTTTTCTATTCATCATaattagttttcatttttatattacaTGCAGGTCACTCAGATGGAACTGGAAGATTTCTTTAAAACAGCATGTGGGGAGGTACATATTTGGTTATGGCTAGGCAGATTAGATTGTTTATACTTCGTACTATGTTGTGTTTTTGGATTTTACgtcatatttattttcttgtagaTTCAGCATGTGAGGCTTATTGGATACTGTCATCACCAAACCTTTATTGCTTTTGTTGAATTTAAGCGGGTGATTTTCTCTTGCCTTTTTTCTCCGTACATTAATTTTCATTATCACGTTAGTAACTGCATGAACTTGATTCAAAAGTTAAATCATTTTAtgatactaaaattttcaagttGAACTTAATTAATTTGACAGACGTGTTAGTCTTTTGAATGCTGTACGGACTAGATATATATTATCGTCATAAATGTGATATACACACTGCAATAATGTGCATGGTCCACTATATATGTTGAATTTTGGTTTGGCCTGATGAGGCAATTTTTAACCCTAATCACctttatgtaaaaataataaagtgGTAAATGATTAATTTTGAATGTTTCAGGTGGAAAGTGCAGTTTCTGCTCTTAATTGCAGCGGTATTGTCTTGGGCGGTCTCCCTTTACGGTACGCGTTACAACAGTTTCActattctttttaattataCTGTGGCCTCTTGATTTTTCTCGTGTTTAGTTTTTCATCAATCTATTATAACCATATGCGGTTAGCTCGTTTAGTTTTGGAAGCAGAATGTTGCATGctagttgtagatataaataGTTTGGTGgattttgtaacattttctcTTGTTAAGACGCCTCAGTTCTTaagttattttcttttgattcaagTGTAAGAATGTTGGTGTTCTTTAAGGTTAGCAAGACATAATAAACTCATCACTGTGAGATTAATATTTTGCTTTTCTTCTATATGTGTGAAGGGTAAGCCAGTCaaaaacaccagtgaggctaGACCAACCTGATTTAAACTAATGTTAACTGCAAACCGATTCAAAGAGCTCATCAATTCAAAGGAGAGAAAGAGCTACAAATGTCATTTTAAAGATACTCAGAAGCGTTTTATGTTCGTATAATTAACGATCCTTTTGTGACTTAACCTCCcagactttcttcttcttccaaattgctgggtttattttttttatatattgcatGGATCATTTTAAGACTCTTTTTGGGGAAATCTTTTATTTTGCTCTATCTTTTGTCTGAATCTCCATGCATAGTCATCTGGTAAGCTTAGTCagtgttttatttgttttaaactcTTGTCAAATTGTTTCATTAATCTTTCTTATTGTTTCTGTTAGATTTTAGGAGAGTCTTTGCTTTGTgaaagaatatttatt
This genomic stretch from Brassica napus cultivar Da-Ae chromosome C9, Da-Ae, whole genome shotgun sequence harbors:
- the LOC106362673 gene encoding polyadenylate-binding protein-interacting protein 13-like — its product is MIMAVPENADLKVDSSDQNLDNNTASLAATMMPPSPDDQNPESNSSVETPNSTKGSEGALKSEISHIDVKFSKLNPMAKEYVPQPLAPTIPVFVENSLWFTNSFAMQAFSAEDNDLFDTRRMNFGQWKRRMSKKTSLAQKEEVIRRTVHVLDIDQQATEEQLAGLFQSCGQVVDCRICGDNKSILRIAFIEFTDEEGARSAVSLSGTLFGSYPIKVRLSKTAIAPVDPSLLPKSQDEREKCAKTVYCTNIDKKVTQMELEDFFKTACGEIQHVRLIGYCHHQTFIAFVEFKRVESAVSALNCSGIVLGGLPLRVSQSKTPVRLDQPDLN